A window of the Desulforapulum autotrophicum HRM2 genome harbors these coding sequences:
- a CDS encoding argininosuccinate synthase, which translates to MSDIKKVVLAYSGGLDTSVILKWLIETYHCEVVTLTADLGQEEELDGLEAKALKTGAVKAYVEDLREEFIRDYVFPAFRANAIYEGQYLLGTSIARPLIAKRQIEIAAAEGADAVSHGATGKGNDQVRFELGYFAMNPAIKIIAPWRDWDLTSRTRLMQFAKEHNIPVPQTPSKPYSTDRNMLHISYEGGVLEDPWAQATDDMYTMSVKPEDAPDKAEIIEIDFKNGNPVAINGRPMSPATLFKELNTLGGRNGIGRIDLVENRFVGMKSRGVYETPGGTILRLAHLNMESITLDREVAHLRDSLIPKYAELVYNGFWFSPEMALLQKMVDETQTCVSGTVRLKLYKGNCYVLGRRSDQSLYDESFATFEDDNVYAQKDAEGFIRLNALRLRIRKIANDRRKV; encoded by the coding sequence ATGTCTGACATAAAAAAAGTGGTCCTTGCCTATTCAGGCGGCCTGGATACCTCGGTTATTTTGAAATGGTTGATTGAAACCTATCACTGTGAGGTGGTTACCCTTACGGCGGATCTTGGCCAGGAGGAGGAGCTTGACGGGCTTGAGGCAAAAGCGCTTAAAACCGGTGCTGTTAAGGCCTATGTCGAGGATTTAAGGGAAGAGTTCATTCGTGATTATGTGTTTCCGGCCTTCAGGGCCAATGCCATCTATGAGGGGCAATACCTGCTTGGTACCTCCATTGCCAGACCCTTGATCGCAAAACGACAGATCGAGATAGCTGCAGCCGAAGGGGCCGATGCCGTAAGCCACGGTGCCACGGGCAAGGGCAACGATCAGGTACGGTTTGAGCTTGGCTATTTTGCCATGAATCCAGCCATCAAGATCATCGCCCCCTGGCGGGACTGGGATCTAACCTCCAGGACCCGCCTGATGCAGTTTGCAAAAGAACACAACATACCCGTACCCCAGACCCCGTCAAAACCCTACAGCACGGACCGGAACATGCTCCACATCAGCTATGAGGGAGGCGTGCTTGAGGATCCCTGGGCCCAGGCCACCGACGACATGTACACCATGTCCGTTAAACCTGAGGATGCTCCGGACAAAGCTGAAATTATCGAGATCGATTTTAAGAACGGTAATCCTGTGGCCATCAATGGCCGGCCCATGTCCCCTGCAACCCTTTTCAAGGAACTCAACACCCTGGGCGGCAGGAACGGCATCGGCCGTATCGACCTTGTTGAAAATCGTTTTGTGGGAATGAAATCAAGGGGCGTTTACGAGACACCCGGCGGCACCATTCTGAGGCTTGCCCATTTAAACATGGAGTCCATCACCCTGGATCGTGAGGTGGCTCACCTCCGGGATTCTCTTATCCCCAAGTATGCCGAGCTTGTGTACAACGGGTTCTGGTTTTCTCCTGAAATGGCCCTTCTCCAGAAGATGGTTGATGAAACCCAGACCTGCGTTTCAGGAACGGTAAGGCTTAAACTCTACAAGGGTAATTGCTATGTTCTGGGTCGGCGATCCGACCAGAGCCTGTATGACGAATCCTTTGCCACCTTTGAGGATGACAATGTCTACGCCCAGAAGGATGCTGAAGGGTTTATCCGTCTCAACGCCCTTCGGCTGCGAATCAGAAAGATTGCCAATGACAGGAGAAAGGTGTGA
- the argF gene encoding ornithine carbamoyltransferase, with amino-acid sequence MKKDLLSLLDLEKDDFIHLFELALQFKKRSRQGISDRHLAGKSLGLIFDKKSTRTRVAFETAMIQLGGTPIYMSTQDTQISRNEPACDTARVLSRYIDVLAMRTFDHGLVEEFAASSTIPVINALTDLYHPCQILSDIMTVIEHKGGFQGKKIVWVGDGNNVANSWVNAAAVLDLNLVVATPEGYGVKDEIKAKALERGGRQIVFTHDPKDAVKNADVVYTDVWASMGQEEEQAKRVTAFKGFQVNRSLLSQSKPDVTVLHCLPAHRGEEISEDVLEAPDAVFWDQAENKRHMHKAILETLILANGK; translated from the coding sequence ATGAAAAAAGACCTGCTCTCTCTTCTTGATCTTGAGAAGGACGATTTTATCCATCTGTTTGAACTGGCCCTTCAGTTTAAAAAAAGGTCCCGACAGGGCATCTCTGACAGGCATCTGGCCGGAAAGAGCCTGGGCCTGATATTTGACAAAAAATCCACCCGCACCCGGGTGGCCTTTGAGACGGCCATGATTCAGCTGGGGGGGACGCCCATCTACATGAGCACCCAGGATACCCAGATTTCAAGGAACGAACCTGCCTGTGACACGGCCAGGGTGCTTTCCCGCTACATAGACGTCCTTGCCATGCGAACCTTTGACCACGGGTTGGTGGAAGAGTTTGCAGCATCCTCGACCATTCCTGTGATAAATGCCCTGACCGACCTTTATCATCCCTGCCAGATTTTAAGCGACATCATGACGGTGATCGAGCATAAGGGTGGTTTCCAGGGCAAAAAAATCGTATGGGTGGGCGACGGCAACAATGTTGCCAATTCATGGGTCAATGCGGCGGCGGTTCTTGACCTCAACCTTGTGGTGGCAACCCCTGAAGGGTACGGCGTCAAGGACGAAATCAAGGCAAAGGCCCTTGAACGGGGAGGGCGGCAGATTGTTTTCACCCATGACCCCAAGGATGCAGTTAAAAATGCCGATGTGGTGTATACGGACGTGTGGGCCAGCATGGGACAGGAAGAGGAACAGGCAAAACGGGTTACTGCTTTTAAAGGCTTCCAGGTGAACCGATCCCTTCTATCCCAGTCAAAGCCAGATGTGACGGTTTTGCACTGCCTTCCTGCCCACCGGGGGGAAGAGATCTCAGAGGATGTCCTTGAAGCGCCCGATGCCGTGTTCTGGGACCAGGCTGAAAACAAACGCCACATGCACAAGGCCATTCTTGAGACCCTGATACTGGCCAATGGAAAATAA
- a CDS encoding acetylornithine transaminase, protein MDTIEKTNTYVFNTYSRIPTVFVKGEGATLWDDQGKAYTDFLAGIAVVSLGHCHPQVTRAIADQAATLVHVSNIFYTEPQAELAHQLVEKSFADKVFFANSGAEANEAAIKLARRYFNEKGEPERFRIITMTQSFHGRTMATLSATGQDKIKQGFSPLVGGFVHCPFNDIGALDALVDNTVCAVMMECIQGEGGIIPADQDYIKAVRRLCNERGIFLIFDEVQTGMGRCGSLFAHELFGVTPDIMTLAKALGNGLPIGAMLACTEAAKGFTFGSHATTFGGTPLVTRAALEVLKIISDPDFLQQIRAKGAYLKQGLTALMARHKTIRAVRGEGLLVGMELDGNAGEIVVEAMKKGFILNAIQGKVIRFAPPLVITREEIDAVVKALDDLLE, encoded by the coding sequence ATGGATACTATCGAAAAAACCAACACCTATGTGTTTAATACCTATTCCAGAATTCCCACTGTGTTTGTCAAAGGGGAGGGGGCGACCCTCTGGGATGACCAGGGTAAGGCCTATACGGACTTTCTTGCAGGGATTGCCGTTGTCAGCCTTGGCCACTGCCATCCCCAGGTAACACGGGCCATTGCTGATCAGGCCGCAACCCTTGTACACGTGTCAAACATTTTCTATACCGAACCCCAGGCTGAGCTTGCCCATCAGCTGGTGGAAAAAAGTTTTGCCGACAAGGTCTTTTTTGCCAATTCCGGTGCCGAGGCCAACGAGGCTGCCATCAAGCTTGCCCGGCGCTATTTTAATGAAAAAGGGGAGCCTGAACGGTTCAGGATCATTACCATGACCCAGTCTTTCCACGGCAGGACCATGGCCACCTTGTCCGCCACGGGTCAGGATAAGATCAAGCAGGGGTTCTCCCCGCTGGTGGGCGGGTTTGTCCATTGTCCGTTCAACGATATTGGTGCCTTAGATGCCCTGGTGGACAACACGGTTTGCGCCGTTATGATGGAGTGCATCCAGGGGGAGGGAGGGATTATCCCTGCCGATCAAGATTATATTAAAGCCGTGCGCAGGCTGTGCAATGAAAGGGGAATTTTCCTCATCTTTGACGAGGTCCAGACGGGTATGGGGCGGTGCGGTTCCCTGTTTGCCCATGAGCTCTTTGGCGTTACGCCTGACATCATGACCCTTGCAAAGGCCCTTGGCAACGGGCTTCCCATCGGGGCCATGCTGGCCTGCACTGAAGCGGCCAAGGGGTTCACCTTTGGCAGTCACGCAACCACCTTTGGCGGTACACCCCTTGTGACCCGGGCTGCCCTTGAGGTTCTAAAGATCATTTCGGACCCTGATTTTCTCCAACAGATAAGGGCGAAGGGGGCATACCTCAAACAGGGGCTCACGGCCCTTATGGCCCGCCATAAAACCATCAGGGCCGTCCGGGGTGAGGGGCTGCTTGTGGGCATGGAACTGGATGGAAATGCAGGAGAAATTGTGGTCGAGGCCATGAAAAAAGGCTTTATTCTTAATGCGATTCAAGGTAAAGTTATCAGATTTGCTCCTCCCCTTGTCATCACACGGGAGGAAATTGATGCCGTTGTCAAGGCCCTTGACGACCTGCTTGAATAA